In a single window of the Rhodopirellula bahusiensis genome:
- a CDS encoding tetratricopeptide repeat protein: MIALLSFPLAVAPGCGKQDTPEVRQAPERPLGELRLAMRKQKWTEAWQYSDAVLEAHADDADAIASVAKVAQHLEKPDEVADLLVRACSVESFSNDGRVRQAMIALVAAGRLYDAIGLLEATIQAVPSRHATRRWLYDLYVNSGNRAEATSHGRILVRQRQFDTKLLLSLGIAPSAKDDLGSTLEIVRRNPDDKRPLLRQANKLLKSGQTDEATKILGEIIDQHPEFEPAQLQLGLAFAESGNIDAYQQWLTEQDASSLDASSQYWIAKATVAAAKGKPKDALQFFWNAGQRDPDLVKPWASILELTSELQIESPERLSAIANRLESLEQVRVSMERFDQMGSISRQLATDIALELEKLGRLWEAEAWASMATTLPRDDTVEVDEVRTQIVSRLTEQTPWQVTKGYPELQPELPSEFE, encoded by the coding sequence ATGATTGCCTTGCTGTCGTTTCCGTTGGCGGTCGCTCCCGGGTGCGGAAAACAGGATACACCCGAGGTACGTCAGGCACCCGAACGGCCGCTGGGTGAACTACGACTTGCGATGCGAAAACAAAAATGGACCGAAGCGTGGCAGTACTCAGACGCGGTCTTGGAAGCTCATGCGGACGATGCCGACGCCATCGCCTCCGTCGCAAAAGTCGCTCAACACCTGGAAAAGCCTGATGAAGTAGCCGACCTTTTGGTGAGGGCCTGCTCCGTGGAATCGTTCAGCAACGACGGGAGAGTCCGGCAAGCAATGATCGCATTGGTCGCTGCAGGACGTCTCTACGATGCGATTGGCTTGCTAGAAGCGACCATCCAGGCGGTTCCATCCCGACATGCCACGCGTCGATGGCTCTACGACTTGTACGTCAACAGCGGCAACCGAGCCGAAGCAACTTCCCATGGTCGAATCCTGGTCCGGCAACGTCAGTTCGATACCAAACTGTTGCTGTCGCTTGGGATCGCTCCATCGGCCAAAGATGACCTCGGATCGACGCTGGAGATAGTTCGTCGAAATCCCGATGACAAACGACCACTATTGCGACAAGCAAACAAGTTGCTGAAGTCCGGCCAAACAGACGAGGCAACCAAAATCCTTGGTGAGATCATTGATCAGCATCCGGAGTTCGAGCCCGCGCAATTGCAACTGGGACTTGCTTTCGCAGAAAGCGGCAACATCGATGCGTACCAGCAGTGGCTGACGGAACAAGATGCTTCATCACTCGATGCCAGTTCCCAATACTGGATCGCAAAAGCGACCGTCGCCGCTGCGAAAGGGAAACCGAAGGACGCACTGCAATTCTTTTGGAACGCCGGTCAGCGAGATCCCGACCTTGTCAAACCTTGGGCATCAATCTTGGAGCTGACAAGCGAACTGCAGATTGAATCACCGGAACGATTGAGTGCGATTGCAAATCGACTCGAAAGTCTCGAACAGGTTCGCGTCTCCATGGAACGATTCGATCAGATGGGCAGTATCTCGCGACAACTGGCCACCGACATTGCTCTTGAATTAGAAAAGCTAGGACGACTTTGGGAAGCCGAGGCATGGGCATCCATGGCGACGACGCTTCCGCGAGACGACACCGTCGAGGTGGATGAAGTGCGAACTCAAATTGTCAGTCGCCTCACCGAGCAAACACCCTGGCAAGTCACTAAGGGGTACCCAGAATTGCAACCGGAGCTGCCAAGCGAGTTCGAATGA
- a CDS encoding FG-GAP repeat domain-containing protein yields MNDSLALVYCDIGSGAVVAHWPDRDGGTSKHLATLFQPVHAEACDLDGDGRQDIIVADIGEFDANDSNLGRIVWLRRKPESEEFEQIVLMDGIGRVADARPADFDNDGDVDLVVAEFGWRTSGRIVLLENRISESVAAADQQERLSESFIVHEIDNRHGTIHVPPADLNGDGHMDFIAAISQGYETVEAFLNDGKGGFQQEVIFAAPDPAFGLSGIQLVDMDLDGDLDVLLTNGDSFDRGVKPYHAVWWLENDGAYPYKHHKLCNMPGVLTAKAGDFDGDGDMDVVAGSLMAGPVRDQFESFQMASIMMLIQTEPGVFQPTSLQLHSHQHASIEVDDFDQDGKIDFAISNLLRTARGNEPDAVIWWNQSPGP; encoded by the coding sequence ATGAACGATTCACTCGCGTTGGTCTACTGCGATATTGGCAGTGGCGCCGTCGTGGCTCATTGGCCCGATCGCGACGGTGGAACATCGAAACATCTCGCTACGTTGTTTCAACCAGTTCATGCCGAGGCGTGTGACTTGGACGGAGATGGCCGCCAAGACATCATTGTTGCTGACATCGGTGAGTTTGATGCCAACGACAGCAACCTTGGAAGAATCGTTTGGTTGCGTCGAAAACCAGAGTCCGAGGAATTTGAACAAATCGTCTTGATGGATGGGATTGGACGCGTCGCTGATGCGAGACCAGCGGATTTTGACAACGACGGCGATGTCGACTTGGTTGTTGCAGAATTCGGTTGGCGGACGAGCGGACGAATTGTGCTTCTCGAAAACCGAATCAGTGAGTCGGTTGCTGCTGCGGATCAGCAAGAACGTTTGTCCGAGTCGTTCATCGTCCACGAAATCGACAACCGGCACGGGACGATTCACGTGCCCCCAGCTGATCTGAATGGCGACGGTCACATGGATTTCATTGCCGCGATCAGTCAAGGCTACGAGACGGTTGAAGCGTTCTTGAATGATGGCAAGGGTGGCTTCCAACAGGAAGTCATCTTCGCGGCGCCCGATCCGGCGTTTGGATTGTCTGGCATACAACTCGTCGACATGGATTTGGACGGTGATTTGGATGTGCTACTGACCAACGGGGATTCGTTCGATCGTGGCGTGAAGCCTTACCATGCCGTTTGGTGGTTAGAAAACGACGGAGCCTATCCCTACAAACACCACAAGCTTTGCAACATGCCGGGAGTGCTGACCGCGAAAGCGGGAGACTTCGATGGTGATGGGGACATGGATGTGGTCGCGGGATCCTTGATGGCGGGACCTGTTCGGGACCAGTTTGAAAGCTTTCAAATGGCGTCCATCATGATGTTGATACAAACCGAGCCTGGCGTGTTCCAGCCAACCTCGTTGCAGCTACATTCGCATCAGCATGCATCGATCGAAGTCGATGATTTTGATCAAGACGGCAAGATCGATTTTGCGATCAGCAATTTGTTGCGGACAGCCAGAGGCAACGAACCGGATGCCGTCATTTGGTGGAATCAGTCGCCTGGTCCCTGA
- a CDS encoding DUF1559 domain-containing protein, whose protein sequence is MLNRSKSRTGFTLVELLVVIAIIGVLVGLLLPAVQAAREAARRMSCSNNFKQLGLAMHNYVSAYDQVPMNYGGTTPVAPLNAGPGGATSWWNNNNFGNHELLSMLIGLTPFVEAQATWEQISNPFPADTNNDGTPDITFPPMGPTPTPGTNDRNFYSPWMTDLPFLRCPSDPGRGAPTMGRTNYAPNVGDNMNRWNGGKNGDLTVNNWAMGVQSRNRGFFIPRDVTKFRDILDGLSNTIAMAEIATDLNDGDKRTSLAVATGGTYQSNPNHCEELFLDPERPQFWIDPDSPGTGQSPGDQPRGLGAATSRGARWANARPIFSTVNTILAPNKGVCADSWPGNGAIAPPSSRHQGGVHILMGDGAVKFITDSIEAGNASAPMPDPGQKSPYGVWGALGTRASREVIELDL, encoded by the coding sequence ATGTTGAATCGTTCTAAATCTCGAACTGGCTTTACGCTGGTTGAGCTTCTTGTGGTGATCGCCATCATTGGCGTCTTGGTGGGGCTGCTTTTGCCAGCCGTCCAGGCAGCCCGAGAAGCAGCCCGTCGCATGAGTTGCAGCAATAATTTCAAGCAATTGGGATTGGCGATGCACAACTATGTTTCCGCCTATGATCAAGTACCGATGAACTATGGTGGAACGACGCCCGTCGCTCCTTTGAATGCAGGCCCCGGTGGGGCGACGAGCTGGTGGAATAACAACAACTTTGGAAACCACGAATTGCTTTCGATGTTGATCGGTCTGACTCCATTTGTGGAAGCACAAGCCACTTGGGAACAGATTTCGAATCCATTCCCAGCTGACACGAACAACGATGGCACGCCAGACATCACGTTTCCTCCAATGGGCCCGACTCCCACGCCAGGTACCAATGACCGAAACTTCTACTCACCTTGGATGACGGACCTGCCGTTTCTACGTTGCCCGAGTGATCCAGGTCGTGGCGCTCCGACGATGGGACGTACGAACTACGCTCCTAATGTTGGCGACAACATGAACCGTTGGAATGGTGGCAAGAACGGAGACTTGACGGTCAATAACTGGGCGATGGGTGTTCAATCACGCAACCGTGGTTTCTTCATCCCTCGTGACGTCACAAAATTCAGGGATATCCTGGACGGGTTGTCCAACACAATCGCAATGGCTGAGATCGCCACTGACCTGAATGATGGTGATAAACGGACGTCACTTGCTGTGGCCACCGGCGGAACTTATCAAAGCAATCCGAACCACTGCGAAGAACTGTTCTTGGATCCAGAGCGTCCACAGTTTTGGATCGATCCTGACAGCCCAGGAACCGGGCAGTCACCAGGGGATCAGCCTCGTGGTCTCGGAGCAGCAACTTCACGTGGCGCGCGTTGGGCAAACGCTCGGCCTATCTTTTCGACTGTGAACACCATTTTGGCTCCCAACAAAGGCGTTTGTGCCGACAGTTGGCCAGGAAATGGTGCGATCGCTCCTCCCAGCAGTCGTCACCAAGGTGGCGTCCACATCCTGATGGGTGACGGTGCGGTGAAATTCATCACCGATTCCATCGAAGCAGGCAACGCATCGGCACCAATGCCCGATCCAGGACAAAAGAGTCCTTACGGTGTTTGGGGTGCTTTGGGCACACGTGCGAGCCGCGAAGTCATCGAACTGGATCTTTGA
- a CDS encoding helix-turn-helix domain-containing protein codes for MASYLSLEDAAKQLGIPADKLIDLRSQGQVRGFRDGSSWKFPEAEIERLKDELPNMSGLGSGILAADGGGSKIGSVIGGDNSASDDSGVDLDIESLSSGSDVNLIASDSGDGSDVTIVPGAKADSDAPLKIDLDELNLSGSALSHDSGELELESPTPGPQPNSDSDEFNLGSSLGLSSDSDDLTLEPVKGTAPEGAAKSQSDLSGLGGEDSDGELDLGDISSDDQASSLELMGDLDLDSSPSAIESKSHAGSDVLSELDLLAGDAAGSGLLSGSGDLLGSSLMSAGSGGSSGVDDALADDDDLIIADDDDDLVVSGAGSDISIAGDSGINLMSPSDSGLSLESEPLDLAGSSISALDLGAELNEGSGTGSGRDGSGLVPASEMGSGIDFQGDDEFQLSASGMQIDGNEESASQVIEVVDSESVDIEEVDFDGADQVDAFDEAGDSGFAMDDDVAEVDALDDPMDSDGLIDENAAVAAAGAGVRGGYEVPFTLLQTIGLLLILCVMSLGGMLMTDLVRNMWSYAEPSAPVSALTDMLISVAGWGQ; via the coding sequence ATGGCCTCTTATTTGTCTCTCGAAGACGCCGCCAAACAACTCGGAATTCCTGCCGACAAACTGATTGATCTTCGCAGCCAAGGTCAGGTCCGGGGATTTCGCGATGGTTCGAGCTGGAAGTTCCCTGAGGCAGAGATCGAGCGTTTAAAAGACGAATTGCCCAACATGTCCGGACTGGGATCCGGAATCTTAGCGGCTGACGGTGGTGGATCGAAAATCGGATCCGTGATCGGCGGCGACAATTCAGCCAGCGATGACAGCGGAGTCGATTTGGACATCGAGTCGCTCAGCAGCGGCAGCGACGTCAACCTGATCGCAAGCGATTCGGGAGACGGCAGTGATGTGACGATCGTGCCTGGTGCAAAAGCCGACAGCGACGCACCACTGAAAATTGATCTGGATGAATTGAATTTGTCGGGTTCAGCACTCTCGCACGACAGCGGCGAGTTGGAATTGGAATCGCCGACCCCTGGTCCTCAGCCAAATAGCGACAGCGACGAGTTCAACCTTGGAAGCTCGTTGGGATTGAGCAGCGATTCAGATGATCTGACGCTGGAACCTGTGAAAGGAACCGCTCCTGAAGGAGCTGCCAAGAGCCAATCGGATTTGTCCGGTTTGGGCGGAGAAGACAGCGACGGCGAACTGGATTTGGGCGACATCAGCTCCGATGACCAAGCCAGCAGCCTCGAGTTGATGGGCGACCTCGATCTGGACAGCAGTCCATCGGCGATCGAATCCAAGAGCCATGCTGGCAGCGACGTTCTGAGTGAATTGGATTTGTTGGCAGGCGATGCAGCGGGAAGTGGTTTGCTTTCCGGAAGCGGCGACTTGCTGGGCAGTTCGCTAATGTCCGCTGGTTCAGGCGGATCCTCCGGGGTCGATGATGCACTCGCCGACGACGACGATCTGATCATCGCGGACGACGACGATGACTTGGTTGTCAGCGGTGCGGGCAGCGACATCTCGATCGCTGGTGATAGCGGCATCAACCTGATGAGTCCCTCGGACAGCGGTTTGTCGCTCGAGAGCGAGCCATTGGATTTGGCCGGCAGCAGCATTTCCGCCTTGGATTTGGGAGCGGAGCTCAACGAAGGATCCGGAACTGGAAGCGGTCGCGATGGAAGTGGATTGGTTCCCGCCAGCGAAATGGGTTCGGGAATCGACTTCCAAGGCGACGACGAATTCCAACTGTCCGCTTCGGGCATGCAGATCGATGGCAACGAAGAGAGCGCCTCTCAGGTGATCGAAGTTGTCGATTCCGAGTCGGTTGACATTGAAGAAGTCGATTTCGATGGAGCCGACCAAGTCGATGCCTTTGACGAAGCCGGTGACAGCGGTTTCGCAATGGACGACGACGTCGCAGAAGTGGACGCATTGGACGATCCAATGGACAGCGACGGATTGATCGATGAAAACGCCGCGGTGGCAGCAGCTGGTGCAGGCGTTCGAGGCGGATACGAAGTTCCGTTCACATTGCTTCAAACGATTGGCTTGCTTCTTATCCTCTGCGTGATGAGCTTGGGAGGCATGTTAATGACCGATTTGGTTCGCAACATGTGGAGCTACGCCGAACCATCTGCTCCCGTCAGTGCCCTGACCGACATGCTGATCAGCGTGGCCGGCTGGGGACAGTGA
- a CDS encoding multiheme c-type cytochrome, with the protein MADTSSPRVWLIAAVIAGLCLTAAYVATQSEDESELVEKLSRKMDAASSTLPKSQQKSDVVRLTPRVVAQKGVIPGSWVLQKDDQPRPRLVLPFSSLENGPSSSDVVQADVPESVNSDGFLGAEACATCHQDRHRGFLLTAHNMTSSTADPDRFLGPVDSQGNELKSSDPDLTLTIQKEGDSIVQQVSLSDWSVDVPMDVITGSGKVAQTFLYWDEDRLFQSFASYFSGPEQWLTSPGFEDLDVNFGRVIRTECLECHITYIEQTEAPNHYQPSSAIWGISCERCHGPGKSHVDFHTTNPDSKTAQHIVQPNELSRERQLDICGQCHSGSFDFKKPAFSFRPGDDISEFHHTLKPDFDDSGIHTSNQLARLRMSDCFQSSEMTCTDCHDPHVAKRGDEAFFRRACLNCHDAEHCGMRPELPVSLADQCVQCHMPSTEIDDLAGMKLQGLTLSMADHFIRVDREHAKQVRDQATDSTK; encoded by the coding sequence TTGGCTGACACATCGAGCCCCCGAGTTTGGTTGATCGCGGCAGTCATCGCTGGTCTGTGTCTGACTGCTGCCTACGTAGCCACCCAATCCGAAGACGAATCGGAACTCGTGGAAAAGCTTTCGCGAAAAATGGACGCGGCTTCGTCCACTCTGCCAAAGAGTCAGCAGAAATCCGACGTCGTGCGTTTGACCCCCAGGGTCGTGGCTCAGAAAGGAGTGATTCCCGGATCATGGGTCCTGCAAAAGGATGATCAACCGCGTCCCCGATTGGTCCTTCCCTTTTCTTCGCTCGAGAACGGTCCCTCCAGCAGCGATGTCGTCCAAGCTGATGTTCCCGAGAGCGTCAATTCGGATGGATTCTTGGGCGCGGAAGCCTGTGCCACCTGCCATCAAGACCGTCACCGTGGCTTCCTTTTGACGGCTCACAACATGACCAGCAGCACTGCTGACCCCGACCGGTTTTTGGGGCCCGTCGATTCTCAGGGCAATGAACTGAAATCCAGCGATCCAGACCTTACGCTGACCATTCAGAAGGAAGGCGATTCCATCGTCCAGCAAGTTTCGCTTTCCGATTGGAGCGTCGATGTCCCGATGGACGTCATCACTGGTTCGGGAAAGGTCGCTCAGACATTTTTGTACTGGGACGAAGACCGCCTTTTCCAGTCCTTCGCGTCGTACTTCAGCGGCCCCGAACAGTGGTTGACCAGTCCGGGGTTTGAGGACCTCGATGTCAATTTCGGCCGAGTCATTCGCACCGAATGCTTGGAATGCCACATCACTTACATCGAGCAAACGGAAGCACCCAACCACTACCAGCCATCGTCTGCGATCTGGGGGATTTCGTGTGAGCGTTGCCATGGGCCAGGAAAGTCGCATGTCGATTTCCACACGACCAACCCTGATTCAAAAACAGCTCAACACATCGTCCAACCAAACGAACTATCCAGGGAACGGCAACTCGATATTTGCGGCCAGTGCCACTCTGGATCGTTCGATTTCAAGAAGCCAGCGTTCAGCTTTCGCCCCGGCGATGACATCAGCGAATTTCATCACACGCTCAAACCAGACTTCGATGACAGCGGTATCCACACGAGCAACCAATTGGCGCGGCTACGGATGAGCGACTGTTTTCAAAGCTCCGAGATGACCTGTACGGACTGCCATGACCCGCACGTTGCGAAACGTGGCGACGAAGCTTTCTTTCGCCGAGCGTGCTTGAACTGTCACGACGCTGAGCACTGCGGCATGCGTCCGGAGTTACCAGTCAGCCTCGCTGATCAGTGTGTCCAATGTCACATGCCAAGCACTGAGATCGATGACTTAGCCGGAATGAAGCTGCAGGGTCTGACTCTTTCCATGGCCGATCACTTCATTCGCGTCGACCGTGAACATGCGAAGCAAGTCAGGGACCAGGCGACTGATTCCACCAAATGA